The following is a genomic window from bacterium.
AACCACCCCACCCAGGCTTTGCAGAGCCTGGTTTTTTTTGTTTTATTTTGCCGAAGCAAAATAAAACAATCCCCCGTAGCTCATCAGAGCGAAGGGGGATGATGTGTCTTTCTCACCCCATTTTTTCGAGCACCGAGATGCGTTCTTCGATTGGTGGATGCGTGGAAAAAAGTTTACTGACCATTCTCCCTGAAAGGGGGTTTGTTAGGTAAAGATGAGCGGTGGCGGTATTGGCCTGGGTGACCGGCAACTGTTCTTGTTGGATTTTGCGAAAGGCGGAAATTAAGCCTTCCGGGTAGCGGGTGAGCAAGACACCCGATGCATCTGCCAGAAATTCCCGGCGTCTAGAAACGGCGAGTTGGATTAGTTGGGCGATAACAGGGGAGAGCAAGATTAGAACGACGCCGATTATTGCGAGAATTGCGCCGGCGTTGCCTTCGTTGTTATTACTGCGACGGCCACCAAATAGACGGGCGCGTAAAAATAAATCGGAAACCAAGGCGATTGTGCCCACGAAAATTGCCACAACCGTCAATAAACGAATGTCGTAATTGCCGATATGGGAAAATTCGTGGGCCAAAACTCCTTCCAACTCTTGCTTGTCCAGTTTGGCGAGCATTCCTTCGGTTACGGCGATTGATGCGTGTTTGGGATCACGTCCGGTGGCAAAGGCGTTTATTGCCGGCGAAGGGATAATATAGACGGCAGGAGTGGGGATTCCGGCTGTGATCGCGAGGTTTTCTACAATACGATAGAGTTCCGGCGAATCACTTTTGTTAATTTGCACGGCGGAATTGGCGGATAAGGCAATTTTGTCCCCGGCGTAGTAGCCGGTAAGAGAAGAAATGATTGAAATAATAATGGCAATTGGGAAAATTGCTGTTCCGCCTCCCTGGGTTTGATCAATGATGAAACCGAGGAGAAGGATGAACACTATAAAAAAGATAATCAATACCGCTGATCGGCGTTTATTGGAAGAGATGGAAGTGTAAACTGTCATAATAGTTATTAATTTTCAATTATCAATTCCCAATTTTCAAACAATTATCAATTATTTAATTGTCAAAAGTTGCGCGTTTTGGAAAATTGAAATTTGAAAATTAATTGATAATTGGTCATTGAAAATTGATAATTTTAAATTTTAAAATCCTGTGGATTTTAAAATTTAACTTGTGGTACCTCTTTTTCCGCCACGTCGTCTAATTCAAAGAAAGCACGCTGTTTGAAATTGAAAGTGGAGGCGATAAAATTGCCTGGAAATACTTGCATTGCGGAGTTCATATCGCGTACATTGCCATTGTAGAAACGACGGGAGGCTTGGATTTTGTTTTCCGTGTCGGAAAGTTCGCGCTGTAGCTCAAGAAAATTCGTATTGGCTTTCAGGTCCGGGTAGTTTTCCGCAACGGCAAAAAGCGATTTTAGGGTACCGGTTAGGGCGTTTTCCGCTTTTGCTTGGTCTTCCTGGCTTCCACTTTGCATAGCCTTTGTTCTGGCTTCAGTAACGGCCGTGAGAACACCGCTTTCGTGCGCCACGTAGCCCTTGACGGTTTCAATCAGATTGGGAATAAGATCGTGGCGACGTTTCAGTTGAACGTCAATATCCGACCAGGCTTCGTCGGTGTTGTTTTTAAGACGGATAAAACCGTTATAGGTTATTACAACCCAAAGAACGATAGCGACGACGATTACCAGGAGGATTAGCAACAACATATGTTTGTATAAGGATAATGTCTATAATGTATACCGTTTTTGCAAAGGAGCAAGGAGTTGCTAATTTCTAATTTGCAATTTCTAATTTTTTCGGCATTGGGGACTGACGTAAATAACCTGTTCATATTTTGTTTAAGTACGCTTAAGAATAAGATTACTATGATTGAACAACGTAAAGTTGCGTGACCACGTGGTTTTACGCGATGGTCGTCTAAAGGTATCAGGTACTTTTTTACCGGATAAAAAAGTACCTGATACCTTTCGTTCTGTGCTACAATAATCCAGAATACAAATACGTATGTTAAGAACTTTTAAATCGGTCTTCCCTGGTATCCTGACTGTTGTTTTATTTATGGGTTGGTTTAGTCTTGCCACGCCGAAGCTTTTTGCGGAGGAGGGGGTTGCTTCATCACAAGAGACCAGTACCACTCCCGAAGTGGACCCGTTGGCCACTTCGGGAGTGGTACTGGGTGAAGCAACTCCCGCTTCAACACCGACACCCACTTCTGATCCAACACCAACACCAAATTCAACACCGCTACCCACTCCCGATCCCACGCCCGCTGTCACTCCCCCAATTACCCCTGTTCCTAATCCCAGTCCCACGGCTACACCGGAGGGAACTGATCCCGAGAACGAAAAACCAAATATCACCAAGACGGAAGAAGATACGGATACGGGGAAACTAGTCACTCTTTCCGCGCCGGACGAGACGGTAAATAATCAAAACGTCGTCACCGGCACCGAGATCCCCGAGATCTACAAAGTCGGTCAAGAAGGAAGAATCCAAATCAAGTGGAAAAACAACAACGATCAGGCAATGCAATTCAAGGCCGAAGATAAAAACAACAACGGCAAGCTTGATTACGTCGAGTGGACCGTTCCTCATCTCTCCACCCAAGTCTTTGAAATCATCTACATCAGCAAAGCCTTCCAATTAGACGAGAACAAAGAAATAATCAGTGACATCTACGATAAGGTAAAGACCCAAGATAACAACTGGGCAACAGTAAAAGATGGCCAATCTGTCCGTGTAACCTTCCAACAAGTATTGGATAATACGAAAGATATCACGATTCACGCCAGACCAAAACAGAATCCTTTACTTTCTCTTTTTCAAGCCAAACCAAAAATCGAAGTTTATCCTGTTTATTCCACCACCCCTGAGACATCGGGGGTCCAAGCGTCCGAACCAATCGCCACGTTTCAAAGTATCGACAAAGAAAACACTTATCAAATCCTTCTCAAAGACTTAAAGACCCCTACCGATCAGTTTGATCTAAGAGTTATCAATGGCGACATTGATTTTGATTACATCGTAGATCCAGTAGGCTGGCTGACAAACTGGACTCACAGAAAGAAGATCACCATTGCCAACACCAATGTGGATGCGGATTTAACGGATTTTCCGGCACTGGTGAGCATTACTGCTGATGCGGATTTGGCAACCGCACTGGCAACTGGCTACGACATCAGGTTCACGGATTCCGGCGGAAGCACTTTGCTTTCCTACGAACGAGAATCTTGGTCAGGAGGCGCAGGCGCCAGCGCCACAGGAATCTTCTGGGTCAAAGTGCCAACCATCGACGACACCGTGGACACCGACATTTATGTGTACTACGGCAAAAGTGACGCCGTCGACGGCCAATCGGCCGTCAATGTGTGGGATAGCAATTACAAAGGCGTGTGGCACATGGACGACGGGGCAGACACAAGCCACATTAACGATTCGACTTCCAATGGAAAAACCGGAACAAAGGAGGGGGCAGCAACACCTTCGCAAACAACAGGATTGATCGGAAAGGCACAAAGCTTTGCCGCGCAACAAATCTCCACATCGAATATCGGGGTTTCTACGGTCGCTGGCGATAAAACAACGGTAGATTTTTGGATGAAGTGGGACGGAACGGACGAAGTGATGCCGTTCGGATTCGCGGCCTACGACCTGTATATGCATTTATCCGGCATAGGATTCAAT
Proteins encoded in this region:
- a CDS encoding M48 family metallopeptidase, whose product is MTVYTSISSNKRRSAVLIIFFIVFILLLGFIIDQTQGGGTAIFPIAIIISIISSLTGYYAGDKIALSANSAVQINKSDSPELYRIVENLAITAGIPTPAVYIIPSPAINAFATGRDPKHASIAVTEGMLAKLDKQELEGVLAHEFSHIGNYDIRLLTVVAIFVGTIALVSDLFLRARLFGGRRSNNNEGNAGAILAIIGVVLILLSPVIAQLIQLAVSRRREFLADASGVLLTRYPEGLISAFRKIQQEQLPVTQANTATAHLYLTNPLSGRMVSKLFSTHPPIEERISVLEKMG
- a CDS encoding LemA family protein, coding for MLLLILLVIVVAIVLWVVITYNGFIRLKNNTDEAWSDIDVQLKRRHDLIPNLIETVKGYVAHESGVLTAVTEARTKAMQSGSQEDQAKAENALTGTLKSLFAVAENYPDLKANTNFLELQRELSDTENKIQASRRFYNGNVRDMNSAMQVFPGNFIASTFNFKQRAFFELDDVAEKEVPQVKF